TTATCTTATCTTATCtgctgtcggaatctgaggtattgatgatcccaagactgtagaaagtctctgtctgtcagccccgctgccaaagcagaagccataattggtctgtgctgtttcaaggttgtttattctgtttatctctaacatgttctgctgccctgccgcagctctgtcctgcagggcagcgtgtggggctctgccctcagtgggatggtacaaacattaaataccacaaactacctgtgctggatttacaataacgggccaatatctgtcacctacgttggacagtgtgtccccagcctgaaccaacagaaaaatgccaacaccacagtgaaacatggagggcatgaagaaggagaaaaaggacaaggcacaccaaatttcctccatcttttcccctttggacccctcatctagaatcctaaaattttacttttgcacccgtgccacacttaattattactcatatcaaacactcagagctggtaattcatcctgtaggattgaaaactcttttccatgggcagagatcacagccagtgtctctgggggctctgtccaggggggttcctgacccctgccagggtcccagggcagccagagggaagctctggattcccacaatctGGGGCAGGATTGATGGGAATGTCTGCTCTgtgcccctcctcagctctgaacgctttcctctctttttttccagcagagaaGAGGAGATCTCACCCTTATACAGAGAAACAGCTTAGACAGGTATGCAGAACACCTTGAACCCCGCTGTGCCAGGCTCCTGGGGCAGAATTCCTGTTCTATCACCCAGGCAGAACAGGACACTTCATGTCTGCTTCCCTCCcctttcttcctgctgctgtttcagaGCAAGCAGAGCACTGGGCAAACCCCCAAAGGCTTGGAGGACCTCGACATCCTGgtggaggtgctgcaggaggatCTGAAGGAGAGCCAGCTCAGGGAGGAGCCTCGGCATCCCGTGCCAGACGGGTTTTGGCAGGGATTCTCCACGGAGCTGCAAAGCTGCCGGTGGGAAAGCGAGGAGGCAGCTGGGGgcctgcagggcccagcagagctgcacccCGAGTCCTGCAGGAGGGATTTGCACCCAGTCCTGCGGGGACAGGCAGAGCcctccttccctgggcagcagggaagcACCCAAAGGTCCGGCTGGTCCAGAATGTTCTCCAGGAGGGGCCAGaaagggagcagctgctgggtgcAGGATGCTCTCCCGAGCTCCCAGGAAGGTTTCTCGAGGAACTCTCCATCCCAGGAAGGTTTCTCGAGGAATTCTGAACCCCAGGGATGTTTCCTGAGGAACTCTCCATCTGAGGAAGGTCTCCTAAGGAACTCTCCATCCCAAGAAGGTTTCTCGAGGAACTCTCAATCCCAGGAAGGTTTCTCGAGGAATTCTCAATCCCAGGAACGTTTCTCAAGGAATTCACTCTCCCAGGAAGGTCTCCTGAGGAATTCTCCATCCCAGGAAGGTTTCTCAAGGAACTCTCCATCCCAGGAATGTTTCCCAAGGAACTCTCCATCCCAGGAACGTTTCTTGAGGAATTTTCCATCCCAAGAAGGTTTCTCAAGAAACTCTCCATCCCAGGAAGGTTTCTTGAGGAATTCTCAATCCCAGGAATGTTTCTTAAGGAATTCTCCATCCCAGGAAGGTCTCCTGAGGAATTCTCCATCCCAGGAATGTTTCCTGAGGAATTCTCAATCCCATGAATGTTTCCCAAGGAACTCTCAATCCCAGGAACGTTTCTTGAGGAATTTTCCATCCCAGAAAGGGTCCTCAAGGAATTCTCCACCCCAGGGATGTTTCCTGAGGAACTCTCCATCCAGGGAAGGTTTCTCGAGGAATTCTCCACCCCAGGAAGGTTTCTCAAGGAACTCTCCACCCCAGGACACGCCTGCactccccagcctggcagagaaGTTGCTGGAAGCTCCCAGGGGCTCTCCAGATGTGGAGGGACATTTGAGGCTGACCCCAAATTCCGTCACCAGGCAGGACCTCTCTGCCCTCTCCTTCTTCCAGTTCCAGCTGCGCAGGGAGGAAAATTTCCTGAGGAACATCCCAGAGGAAAAACTGCTGGCTCCTGATGAAAATGGCAACAGGTCCTCGATTTTTTCTGTCAAAATTCACTCTCCCTGTTCCTTTGGGGTGTTTTAACCCTTTCTTTGGGGTGTTTCAAGCCCTCCTTTCCCTTCTGATTGTTCCCAACCGAGTTCTCTTCCAGGCTGCTGCACAAGGCTGTTGCCCAGGGAAGGAGGGCTCTGACTTTTGCCCTGGCCCAGAGATTTGCATCCCTCAACAAGATCGACGAGAAGGATGCAGAGAAAAGGGTAGGAGGCTGAtttgccaaggaaaaaaaagtcactttttATCATGTGCAATCCTCTTTCATACCCAGCCAAGCACCAAGAATCCTTCTGCTGTCCtggagaagaagggaaaatgggaatcGGGAGGGAGTGATGGAGcacaaaatcccaattttccacTTCAGTATCTAAAAGATGTtgttgttttaaactatttttgcCTTTCACTGCAACTTTGTGCCCTTCTTCCCTTCTCAGACTGCTTTACATCTTGCTGCAGAAAAGAACCAGCACCTGATGGTGAGTGACCTGATCTCCCTGGGAGCCAACgtcaacgagcaggacagctcTGGGAAAACTCCCCTCCACCTGTGTGCAGAGAACGGATACCTGAGAGTTCTGGAGGTAAACTGGGTGGTTTTGTTGGGCCAAAGTGGAGCAAAAGCAACTGATGCACATCCTGGTGTTTGAAATAACTCGTGGTTTTCCATCTAGCTCTGCTCTGATGCGGTtacagcagggtttgggggaggAAAGGGTATTTTTGGCACTGCCAGAGGTCAGGAATCACCTGGATATTCTTCATTTCAGGTCCTGAAAAGCTGCAAGAACAAGGGGGTGTGTGTGGAAGTGGATCTGCCTGACCACTGCGGTAGGAGGGACAGCTGAGCTGATTTGGGTTTAGATCCCAAATCTCTAAATACAGATTTGCTCCAGGCAAACCAGGTCGGGCTTTGACTTCCCCACGGGTGTTCCCTGCAGGTTTGACACCCCTGCACTGTGCTGCTCTTGCCCACACCGTGCTGGTGGCAGAATCCcagagcactgccagggacaccGGGAGGTTCCTGAGGCTGCGGAGAGCCCAAATCCTGGAGGGAAttctctgcctgctgcagatGGGAGCAAAGCCCCAGCTGCAGGTgagcaccagccccagcagagctctgccctggctTAGGTGTTCCTACCCTTGTGCAACCCCAGGATTTGCTGTCATCCACAGGTTCTGAATTCGTGGCAAACCTCCACCCCCTGCCTAAAACTCGAGGAGAACACAGAGCTCATGTGTTTGCTTCAGACTCATAAACCCCAGGCACAGGATGTTCCTCGGGAGGTAACTATGGCTGCTTTACACAGGCTATGTCTAATGCCAAGATTATTTTCCAGGATTAAGCAAATATTCAGTgcttaaaaacaacaacaaaaaaagaggtACAGctcttttgtcttttccaggTTCTTTTTTGCCTCTAAGTTCCCACCAGAGTATGTGCAATAAATGTAATAATATTACAAGATTTCAGTTAGAAATACAGACTTTAGGCCCCATTTCAAGTCACTGAGGTTCTCCCTAAAcccagcagagaaaaaaaaaataaaaatcagtccAGTTCAACTGGAAATTGACTGTTCTGGTCTCTTCACCTGtacagagctgcagccagctggaTGCTCCCAGAGGAATCCCTGCTCCCCCTGCTGCAGATATCCTGCCTGAACTTTGCTCCGTGTCATCCCCAGAGCTCCTGGATGTCCTTCTCAGAGGTATTTTGTGGCAGGAATTTGAGTCCAGCTAGCTGGGGAATTTGTGTGACTCAGCAGCTGGGATGGAGTGGCTCAATCCACTCCCTCATCCCACAGAATCGTTtggggggggagaaaaaaaccccaaaaagcatCCAGCTCAAACCTCCATGGTGTGGAGCTGATGCAAAAGGTGCTCAGCACCTCATCCCAGCCTTTGGGTTTACTCATTTTTCCTTGCAAACCCCCTTCCTCACCCAAAGCCAGCCAGAAAATGAGGGAATAAATCCCTCATTTCGCAGGAACACCCGGCCTGGGATTGAGCTGAGAtttgctgctttgtttcctCCCAGGGAAATGCTGAGAGCTCTCATCACCTGCATCTGATGGGCcacctgctgcaggagaggcaccaaaatacagaatatattctattctattctatctTGAACTGACTGCTGCAAAGATCTCACCCGGACCCAGAGTGAAAGAGCAAAGGGATAAATGAGGGAAATCCTCAGCAACAGGAATTCAGTGttaggtgctccaggaagaatTAGATCTtcattttctcccaaatttgtgCTTCTCTGCTCAGGTCTGAGGTCACTCTGAAGCTCTGATGATTTTTCATGCAGGTGTTTAGCCCAAGAAAAAGATTTTAACCATCCAGGGCTACATATTGAGGGTTTCAGTCTAAAATTAGTCTCTACACTCCAAATTCAATAGATAGACTGAAAATCTCAGTAATTTTAAACATGAGCTCTGGGAATTCAGAgcctaaatattaaaaaatatttaatattttctgcagtATTTGGCCAAGGCTGGAGTGGTCATACTTTAAGGCAGTCTCATGGTGAAGTCCTTCCAAAATAAAACATCGTGCTGAGCATGTTTTTTCAACAGAACTCAAGCTTTTTATTGATGCAATCAGAATTTTGCACCCATAGTGGATTGTAGGTGAAGTCTGGGACAAAGTGTTTTGAATCAGAAATCTAACAGATCTAACAGAGGGTTTTACCTTTATAAAACTGAAATCTGTAACAACAGCTTTTGAAGGATCATTTTTTACACCAGGTTGGGAGCACAACAAGGAACTGAAATGATCCTGTACTGCCAGAAAATCAAGTTATTCAGCAGAATTCCTACAAACTagatcatttttatttttaattatttcttcccaGACTTACTCCCATTTCATTTGAACTTCTGGTTGCGAGTTTGCTGGTTTCTATGAAACTTCCCTGTTTGCTACATAGGGAGCAATTCTACTTTTACAGAAGctaaacccaaaacccaaaactgatccagcagctcctcacgTGTCTCCTGTagaggaaaatgggagatttcCACGTGAAACCACTGCAGGATCCAGTGTTAAGTACTCAGCATCTTTGGGGAATGTTTTTAATGAACCCTTTGCATTTgtttcttgtaaaaaaaaaaaaaaaaaaaaaggttatttttgtGTTATGGGGTTTCCTTAAGTGTTAAGCTCCGAGAGCTACATTGCACAGGGTGAATTCACTTGGAGAAGTGGCAGTGTTGAAGTGAATTCCAATGGGATTTAGGTCATATCCTATGATTCTGATGCCCTGAACAGCTAAACAgttctttgtattttctctAGTCTGAGAGAGACATAATTATTCATAATCTTTcagtatttcattaaaaatgtatatatcTTATATGTTATTCTCATGATGAGTTGTATAACTCATCCACCTCCTTCCAAAGCTTTCCCTCATGTTTTAATAATATTtggtcttttctttttccctttttctcccaggttttgtggatatttttcctctctgaataTTTCTCTCTGTCCCCCATCACTGCCCATCCTCctttctgtttgcattttaaCTCACATCTGCTCTCACagaatttttattcatttgaaGGCAATTAAGGAAGAACTTCTGGATTAGCTCAGCTTCCATTTGTGGGATTGAAGGGTCAGATCCAGCTCCTTATTTTCACTATAAACTGACCCAGAAATCCCACAGCCTGAAAtagctgcagggaaaaaaacctgaattttctcacaggatttcttaaaaaaagcATAGAAAACTCTGATTTAATAATCCACCATTAATATTTTAGTAATGGGAACCattcaggttggaaaggacAGGAGTATTAAACTATTCCTACAGATATCATTTATTCAATATACTCAGAGATGAACTTGCTTCTACAGTATATTCTACTGCAGTTATCCATTAATTTAATTG
This genomic interval from Taeniopygia guttata chromosome 24, bTaeGut7.mat, whole genome shotgun sequence contains the following:
- the LOC115498337 gene encoding uncharacterized protein, which produces MLQAVCMSPELLVNQNVSESEICGYSPGQGSPLPGETASPKSCFQQSPSLPDSGLTELNVASPRIYHPPPPCNPPGMPAPADSELSSDPPQKRYMGVRVKMPVRELLRKIRLSKGLDPTPGKEASSVKMVAKGSSGKTAEKRRSHPYTEKQLRQSKQSTGQTPKGLEDLDILVEVLQEDLKESQLREEPRHPVPDGFWQGFSTELQSCRWESEEAAGGLQGPAELHPESCRRDLHPVLRGQAEPSFPGQQGSTQRSGWSRMFSRRGQKGSSCWVQDALPSSQEGFSRNSPSQEGFSRNSEPQGCFLRNSPSEEGLLRNSPSQEGFSRNSQSQEGFSRNSQSQERFSRNSLSQEGLLRNSPSQEGFSRNSPSQECFPRNSPSQERFLRNFPSQEGFSRNSPSQEGFSRNSPPQEGFSRNSPPQDTPALPSLAEKLLEAPRGSPDVEGHLRLTPNSVTRQDLSALSFFQFQLRREENFLRNIPEEKLLAPDENGNRLLHKAVAQGRRALTFALAQRFASLNKIDEKDAEKRTALHLAAEKNQHLMVSDLISLGANVNEQDSSGKTPLHLCAENGYLRVLEVLKSCKNKGVCVEVDLPDHCGLTPLHCAALAHTVLVAESQSTARDTGRFLRLRRAQILEGILCLLQMGAKPQLQVLNSWQTSTPCLKLEENTELMCLLQTHKPQAQDVPRESCSQLDAPRGIPAPPAADILPELCSVSSPELLDVLLRGKC